From Vairimorpha necatrix chromosome 9, complete sequence, one genomic window encodes:
- a CDS encoding inosine triphosphate pyrophosphatase, with amino-acid sequence MIIYFVTSSNRKFVEVSDQFDLHFEQLNMEITEIQGTKEEIAIHKLKNVCQLHPEKWIMIDDTSIDIDALNGFPGPYAKDFLNMGLDCIENLVSKVGRESVLSCILGLGNYNQGIFEIFSGSIKGKLIEGENNGKVGFDRIFLPNGSDIAYGDLKPEVKSKISHRGIAMRKIQEFIKEKQLG; translated from the coding sequence atgataatttattttgtaacaTCGAGTAACAGAAAATTTGTTGAAGTTTCAGATCAATTTGATCTACATTTTGAACAACTAAATATGGAAATAACAGAAATACAAGGTACTAAGGAAGAAATAGCCATCCATAAGCTCAAAAATGTATGCCAGTTGCATCCCGAAAAATGGATAATGATCGATGACACAAGTATTGATATTGACGCTCTAAACGGATTTCCCGGGCCATATGcgaaagattttttaaatatgggACTAGATtgtattgaaaatttagtGTCTAAAGTTGGGAGAGAATCTGTTTTAAGTTGTATTCTGGGACTTGGAAACTATAATCAAGGAATATTCGAAATTTTTAGTGGAAGTATAAAGGGGAAGTTAATAGAAGGAGAAAACAATGGCAAAGTTGGGTTTGATCGCATTTTCCTCCCTAATGGGTCTGATATTGCATATGGCGATTTGAAGCCTGAAgttaaatctaaaataagTCATAGGGGAATAGCAATGAGAAAGATTCAAGAATTcattaaagaaaaacaacttgggtaa
- a CDS encoding inosine triphosphate pyrophosphatase — translation MLIYFVTSSFLKFKEVVDNYNLNFSQLNIPLTEIQGTQDQIALHKLKTACQIYPDKWIMVDDTSIEIIALNGFPGPYGKDFLSIGIDCIENLVSKIGRDTKLSCVIGLGNEKLKIFKLFNGNLKGKIVKREKNEYCEFDGFFVPDGFDIPYSDLSNDVKRLISHRGMAMRKMEMYIKEKEF, via the coding sequence ATGCTGATATATTTTGTCACTTCAAGTTTCTTAAAATTCAAAGAAGTAGTCGACAATTACAACTTAAACTTCTCTCAATTAAACATTCCTCTTACAGAAATCCAAGGTACTCAAGACCAAATAGCTCTCCATAAACTTAAAACTGCTTGTCAAATATATCCCGATAAATGGATAATGGTCGACGATACAAGTATAGAAATAATAGCTTTAAACGGGTTCCCTGGTCCGTATggtaaagattttttaagtattgGTATTGATtgtatagaaaatttagtaTCAAAAATAGGTAGAGATACAAAATTAAGTTGTGTTATAGGATTAGGTAAtgaaaagttaaaaatttttaaattgtttaatggaaatttaaaagggaaaattgttaaaagagaaaaaaatgaatattgtGAGTTTGATGGGTTTTTTGTACCTGATGGGTTTGATATTCCGTATAGTGATTTATCAAATGATGTGAAGAGATTGATTAGTCATAGAGGAATGGCTATGAGGAAAATGGAGATGTATATTAAAGagaaagaattttaa
- a CDS encoding acetly-coenzyme A synthetase: MNTYIYEKEYKKSISHNSQYWSEKAKLISWSKDFSEVFNNDFSNSKWFTNGKLNACYNCIDRHVSKYPNKVAIIYTDNDNQITEYTYKQSLDIICKISSVLKDKLNKGDCVTIYMPMCPEAVFSALACTRLGIVHNVVFGGFSSRSLRVRIEDSKSKYVITCDVIKRGKTEINFQRVVQESLINNTKIDNNTLDYTVSTKIDNNTLDYTVSTNIDNTIDNKVDNTVYTNFDSKVKDILIFDFENTKDNIVNLVDIGVNVIYWSDVKNLPSKFVDPVSVDSEDILFYLYTSGSTGKPKGMIHTTGGFLVYAALTTRECFNLKENDIFACTADIGWITGHTYSFYGPLLNGITTVLFGGTPVYPDYYRLFLLVDKLKITQLYTAPTVVRTLQKYFSTNKMEKKYDLSSLRLLGSVGEPINKEAYKWFTEAFNNLHIVDTYWQTETGGIMIAPLPNTVIGQPECASLPFYGIEVSIIKPNNTNIDRHIYVGVQDNVSNSLVDTANINNYDTTTSRSNTIEIDHVDLVETDPFELGHVVIKKSWPGISRGVLNDRKRYLNSYFCYKDCYFTGDEGYKDSDGLIWIRGRADDVINVSGHRLSTAELESAVCGDKHVAESAVVSVDDEITGQAINIFIVLKREVEEEIVTKSVRNTLRNKIGRLVHPKNIYICRSLPKTATGKIMRRVLRDIILGKVSEDLSTCVNSEVVQEIKKGFTKI; encoded by the coding sequence GGTCTAAAGATTTCTCTGAAGTCTTCAATAATGACTTCTCTAATTCTAAATGGTTCACTAATGGGAAACTTAATGCTTGTTACAATTGTATAGACAGACATGTCTCTAAATATCCCAATAAAGTAGCCATAATCTACACTGATAATGATAACCAGATCACAGAGTATACTTATAAACAGTCACTAGATATTATATGTAAGATATCTAGTGTActaaaagataaattaaataaaggaGACTGTGTCACTATTTATATGCCTATGTGTCCTGAGGCAGTGTTCAGTGCACTGGCTTGTACTCGACTTGGGATTGTACACAATGTAGTGTTTGGAGGGTTTAGTAGTAGAAGTTTGAGAGTGAGGATAGAAGATTCTAAGAGTAAATATGTAATAACATGTGACGTCATTAAGCGAGGAAAAACCGAGATAAATTTCCAAAGAGTAGTACAAGAAAGTCTCATAAACAATACTAAAATTGATAATAATACATTAGATTATACAGTATCTACTAAAATTGATAATAATACATTAGATTATACAGTATCTACTAATATTGATAATACAATAGATAATAAAGTAGATAATACAGTATATACTAATTTTGATAGTAAAGTAAAAGACATTCTTATATTcgattttgaaaatactaaagataatattgtaaatttagtGGATATTGGTGTAAATGTCATCTATTGGTCAGATGTAAAGAACTTACCTTCTAAATTTGTAGATCCTGTGAGTGTCGACTCAGAAGACATTCTCTTCTACTTGTACACAAGTGGATCCACTGGTAAACCAAAAGGGATGATCCACACAACAGGCGGATTTCTAGTCTACGCAGCCTTAACTACTAGAGAATGTTTCAacttaaaagaaaatgacATCTTCGCATGTACTGCAGATATAGGCTGGATTACAGGACACACTTACTCATTCTATGGTCCACTACTAAATGGTATTACTACTGTCTTATTTGGTGGTACACCAGTATACCCTGATTATTACCGTCTCTTTCTACTAGtagataaattaaaaattactCAACTTTATACTGCCCCTACAGTAGTAAGGACATTACAGAAGTACTTTAGTACTAATAAAATGGAGAAGAAATATGATTTATCAAGTTTAAGACTACTGGGATCAGTAGGGGAGccaataaataaagaagcTTATAAATGGTTTACAGAGgcatttaataatttacatATTGTTGATACATATTGGCAGACTGAGACAGGAGGGATAATGATAGCACCCTTGCCTAATACAGTGATAGGGCAACCAGAGTGTGCATCTTTACCATTTTATGGGATAGAAGTATCAATAATAAAGCCCAATAACACCAACATAGATAGACATATCTATGTTGGTGTTCAAGATAATGTTAGTAATAGTTTGGTAGATACtgcaaatattaataattatgatACTACTACTAGTAGATCTAATACAATTGAAATAGATCATGTTGATTTAGTGGAAACAGATCCATTTGAATTGGGTCATGTGGTAATTAAGAAATCTTGGCCTGGTATCTCAAGAGGTGTCTTAAATGATAGAAAAAGATACTTAAACTCATACTTCTGTTATAAAGACTGTTATTTCACAGGTGATGAAGGTTATAAAGATTCAGATGGTCTCATTTGGATCAGAGGTAGAGCAGATGACGTCATAAATGTATCAGGGCATCGTCTAAGTACTGCAGAATTAGAAAGCGCTGTATGCGGCGACAAACATGTCGCCGAATCTGCTGTCGTCTCTGTAGATGACGAGATCACAGGGCAGGCTATAAATATCTTCATAGTACTAAAAAGAGAAgtagaagaagaaatagtCACTAAATCTGTAAGGAATACTCTAAGGAATAAAATAGGGAGATTAGTACATCCtaagaatatttatatatgtagAAGTTTACCGAAGACTGCTACTGGGAAGATAATGAGAAGAGTATTGAGAGATATAATATTGGGGAAAGTGAGTGAAGATTTAAGTACTTGTGTTAATAGTGAAGTAGtacaagaaataaagaagggatttactaaaatatga